In the Dioscorea cayenensis subsp. rotundata cultivar TDr96_F1 chromosome 12, TDr96_F1_v2_PseudoChromosome.rev07_lg8_w22 25.fasta, whole genome shotgun sequence genome, one interval contains:
- the LOC120273144 gene encoding uncharacterized protein LOC120273144, with amino-acid sequence MVFVYLIRYANKVAEINHGSVIAIENDGERLKSTFFSLMACLLGFKQGCRPLLFVNKTQLLGKYGRILLRSTSKDYNEDLFHIAFAIVDNETDENWTWFLVTLGETLHGQDDYDKIITFILDWSKGLVNTVPKVFPSLLHGYYLGHLEANFMKTNPGLRKALKKQWWAVVIKTMCIYTSKEFDDACLNMNMLAERHELSNKWDIYIFPDIHKKVEHIIKKSRFLKVDRSNVERNEVVDDHNSVVSLLIRNCSCRRWEVYGLPYNHACAVIMQTDTNVHYYIDDYFTVE; translated from the exons ATGGTGTTCGTCTACCTTATAAGG TATGCAAATAAAGTGGCAGAGATAAATCATGGTAGCGTCATCGCCATTGAGAATGACGGGGAGCGGTTGAAGAGCACTTTCTTCTCTCTTATGGCTTGTTTGTTGGGGTTCAAGCAAGGGTGTAGGCCATTACTTTTTGTTAACAAAACTCAATTGCTGGGCAAGTATGGTAGGATTTTGTTAAGGTCAACAAGCAAAGATTACAATGAGGATCTGTTTCATATAGCATTCGCTATCGTTGATAATGAAACAGACGAGAATTGGACTTGGTTTCTTGTTACTCTCGGGGAGACATTGCATGGTCAAGATGACTATGACAAAATTATTACATTCATCTTGGATTGGTCCAAGGGTCTTGTGAACACAGTCCCAAAAGTCTTCCCATCATTGTTGCATGGTTATTACCTAGGACATTTGGAGGCAAACTTCATGAAGACTAATCCTGGACTCAGGAAAGCACTGAAAAAGCAGTGGTGGGCAGTAGTCATCAAAACAATGTGCATTTACACATCAAAAGAGTTTGATGATGCAT GTTTAAATATGAATATGCTGGCAGAGAGACATGAACTATCAAACAAGTGGGATATATACATTTTCCCTGATATACACAAGAAGGTTGAACATATAATCAAAAAGAGTCGCTTTCTGAAGGTGGATCGATCCAACGTTGAAAGAAACGAAGTGGTTGATGACCACAACAGTGTTGTCAGCTTGCTAATCCGGAACTGTTCCTGCAGAAGATGGGAAGTGTATGGCCTCCCATATAACCATGCATGTGCCGTGATTATGCAAACAGACACGAATGTGCACTATTACATAGACGATTATTTCACAGTTGAATGA